The following are from one region of the Pseudodesulfovibrio piezophilus C1TLV30 genome:
- a CDS encoding NirD/YgiW/YdeI family stress tolerance protein: MKTSGIFFVLFLMISAFIFSSQESYAAGPYKATSVAEAKVSGIDTSVVLNGHFVRQIKDNEFLFADNTGELLLYVNDAGIQQAVNEKNEVQVEGMIVQNFMYTEVQACAVNTIN; the protein is encoded by the coding sequence ATGAAAACTTCTGGAATATTTTTTGTGCTGTTTCTTATGATATCGGCATTCATTTTTTCATCCCAGGAATCTTATGCCGCTGGGCCATACAAGGCTACATCTGTTGCGGAAGCAAAGGTTTCTGGCATTGACACCAGTGTTGTATTGAATGGGCATTTTGTTCGCCAAATTAAGGACAATGAGTTTCTGTTTGCAGACAATACAGGCGAATTGCTGCTTTATGTGAATGATGCTGGAATACAACAGGCTGTCAATGAAAAGAATGAGGTGCAGGTGGAAGGCATGATCGTTCAAAACTTCATGTACACTGAAGTTCAGGCGTGTGCTGTTAATACCATTAACTAA